In Rhinopithecus roxellana isolate Shanxi Qingling chromosome 16, ASM756505v1, whole genome shotgun sequence, a single genomic region encodes these proteins:
- the GBGT1 gene encoding globoside alpha-1,3-N-acetylgalactosaminyltransferase 1 isoform X4 has product MKLHCKREKPLQPVAWSQYPQPKLLEPRPTQLLTLTPWLAPIVSEGTFNPELLQHIYQPLNLTIGVTVFAVGKYTDFIQSFLESAEEFFMRGYQVHYYIFTDNPAAVPGVPLGPRRLLSTIPIQGHSNWEETSMRRMETISQHIAKRAHREVDYLFCLDVDMVFRNPWGPETLGDLVAAIHPSYYATPHQQFPYKRRRVSTAFVADSEGDFYYGGKVFGGQVARVYEFTRGCHMAILADKANGIMAAWREESHLNRRFISNKPSKVLSPEYLWDDRKPQPPSLKLIRFSTLDKDISS; this is encoded by the exons ATGAAGCTGCACTGCAAGAGGGAGAAGCCACTCCAGCCCGTGGCATG GTCACAGTACCCCCAGCCCAAGCTGCTGGAGCCCAG GCCCACACAGCTGCTGACACTCACACCCTGGTTAGCGCCCATCGTCTCCGAGGGGACCTTCAACCCAGAGCTTCTGCAGCACATCTACCAGCCACTGAACCTGACCATTGGGGTCACAGTGTTTGCCGTGGGGAA GTACACTGACTTCATCCAGTCCTTCCTGGAGTCAGCCGAGGAGTTCTTCATGCGTGGGTACCAGGTACACTACTACATCTTCACTGACAACCCTGCAGCCGTTCCCGGGGTCCCGCTGGGTCCCCGTCGGCTCCTCAGCACCATCCCCATTCAGGGTCACTCCAACTGGGAAGAGACATCCATGCGCCGGATGGAGACCATCAGCCAGCACATTGCTAAGAGGGCTCACCGGGAGGTGGACTACCTCTTTTGCCTTGATGTGGACATGGTGTTTCGGAACCCGTGGGGCCCTGAGACCTTGGGAGACCTGGTGGCTGCCATTCACCCAAGCTACTACGCCACACCCCACCAGCAGTTTCCCTACAAGCGCAGGCGTGTTTCCACTGCCTTTGTGGCAGACAGCGAAGGGGACttctattatggtgggaaagtcTTTGGGGGGCAGGTGGCCAGGGTATATGAGTTTACCAGGGGCTGTCACATGGCCATCCTGGCGGACAAGGCCAACGGCATCATGGCAGCCTGGCGGGAGGAAAGCCATCTGAATCGTCGCTTCATCTCAAACAAGCCGTCCAAGGTGCTGTCCCCCGAGTACCTCTGGGATGACAGGAAGCCCCAGCCGCCCAGCCTGAAGCTGATCCGCTTTTCTACACTGGACAAGGATATCAGCTCCTGA